In bacterium, a genomic segment contains:
- a CDS encoding ATP-binding protein, giving the protein MLLKLGHKLILTVGITTLLIIGVYAVFLIRAQSSVLISEVERHVNQLSETVKNSTRHDMLMNQQDRIREVVATIGKQHSIHNVRILNKAGTIIYSSKSDEVGEMVDKKTESCYACHAADQPIEHLGIEQRTRIYRPDVKSGRILAIINPIYNERSCWNAECHAHSSKQTVLGVLDVAVSLQDEDAQIGRSEMKAIYFAVIAVLAISLIIGGFVRKWVDKPVKELVKGTHNVAAGNLDYVIPNPRNDELGELAKSFNIMTEKLAEMRFQLLQSGKLASIGRLAAGVAHEINNPLTGVLTYSSFLQKRTRDQPEIQKDLDVIVRETKRCREIVKGLLDFSRQSPPKITLVDIHQTIERTLAVAANQLALSHVTLVKEFCADALRVQADENQMQQVFLNLIVNAIDAIGPDGGTLTIGSHLGVKDEQPYLEVTVKDTGCGIPAENLNKIFEPFYSTKDQRGTGLGLSIIWGILDNHHGRITVQSEPGKGTMFTITLPAV; this is encoded by the coding sequence ATGCTACTGAAATTAGGTCATAAACTCATTCTAACGGTCGGCATCACCACGCTCCTTATCATCGGCGTCTATGCCGTATTCCTGATCCGCGCCCAAAGCTCCGTGCTCATCAGTGAAGTGGAACGGCATGTGAATCAGCTGAGTGAAACGGTAAAAAACAGTACTCGGCATGATATGCTCATGAATCAGCAGGATCGAATCCGGGAGGTGGTTGCGACGATCGGGAAACAGCATTCTATCCACAATGTCCGTATCCTCAATAAGGCGGGTACGATCATTTACTCATCGAAAAGCGATGAGGTTGGGGAAATGGTGGATAAAAAAACCGAAAGTTGTTACGCCTGTCACGCGGCTGATCAGCCGATCGAACACCTGGGGATTGAGCAGCGCACGCGGATATACCGTCCAGATGTGAAATCCGGCCGTATCCTTGCCATCATCAATCCCATCTATAATGAACGTTCCTGCTGGAATGCGGAGTGCCATGCGCATTCGTCAAAGCAGACGGTCTTGGGCGTGCTGGACGTTGCCGTTTCCTTGCAGGACGAGGACGCTCAGATTGGCAGAAGTGAAATGAAGGCCATCTACTTTGCCGTCATCGCGGTTCTGGCGATAAGCTTGATCATCGGGGGATTTGTGAGGAAGTGGGTTGACAAGCCGGTAAAGGAGCTCGTGAAAGGGACCCATAATGTGGCGGCGGGGAACCTTGATTATGTCATTCCGAACCCGCGTAACGACGAGCTTGGCGAACTGGCCAAGTCGTTCAACATTATGACTGAAAAACTTGCGGAAATGCGTTTCCAGTTACTGCAGTCTGGAAAACTGGCCTCCATCGGGCGGCTGGCGGCTGGAGTGGCGCACGAAATCAATAATCCCCTTACGGGGGTCCTCACTTACAGCAGCTTTCTGCAGAAACGAACCCGGGATCAGCCGGAGATCCAGAAAGATCTGGATGTGATCGTCCGCGAAACCAAGCGTTGCCGCGAGATCGTAAAAGGGTTGCTCGATTTTTCACGCCAGTCGCCCCCGAAGATCACTCTGGTTGATATTCATCAAACCATTGAACGCACGCTTGCCGTTGCCGCGAATCAGCTGGCCCTGTCGCATGTGACCCTGGTGAAAGAGTTCTGCGCTGACGCTCTTCGCGTTCAAGCCGATGAGAACCAGATGCAACAGGTGTTCCTGAACTTGATCGTCAACGCCATTGATGCCATTGGCCCGGACGGCGGGACCTTGACGATCGGCAGTCATCTCGGCGTGAAGGACGAACAACCGTATCTTGAAGTCACGGTGAAGGATACCGGCTGCGGTATTCCGGCCGAAAACCTGAACAAGATCTTTGAGCCGTTTTACTCCACAAAAGATCAACGCGGGACGGGATTAGGCTTGTCCATTATCTGGGGGATTCTCGACAACCATCACGGACGGATCACCGTTCAGAGCGAACCGGGTAAAGGAACGATGTTCACCATCACCCTGCCGGCTGTTTAG
- a CDS encoding response regulator — MAVFFLAVLVFIFADVVIRFISKEIHAKKIKKERAVALEANLKVDFSREAKSLKRIEVESPKARILCVDDEEVILDSFRKILVLDGYCVDTVSSGREALGLIQVRQYDFVFTDLKMPEMDGVEVTKAVKSLRPDIDVIIITGFASVETAVETMKSGAMNYVQKPFTEDELLEFLRIALIKRQDNMQRQLKPTVRICQYPDAIKNRPNEFVIPGGVFIAEGHCWAAVTQGGGVEVGIDDFARKLIGKIDGVDYPKPGMVVTQGQPLFSVRQKNRSVPFVSPVTGKVAKLNTALNKNPELFEISPYGGNWVCTIESENFDADLRSLKIGNSAVVLIQDDVERFLLRAGTQDAAGANELRVGVMEQYGDSDWNDIAKKFFRKPS; from the coding sequence ATGGCGGTATTTTTTCTCGCAGTACTGGTGTTCATTTTTGCTGACGTCGTGATCCGTTTCATCAGCAAGGAAATTCATGCGAAGAAGATCAAAAAGGAACGCGCGGTCGCATTGGAGGCCAATCTGAAGGTTGATTTCAGCCGGGAGGCAAAATCACTGAAGCGTATCGAGGTGGAGAGCCCCAAAGCCCGGATCCTCTGCGTGGATGATGAGGAAGTGATCCTGGACAGCTTCAGAAAGATCCTGGTGCTGGATGGTTATTGCGTTGACACCGTGAGCAGTGGAAGAGAAGCATTGGGGTTGATTCAGGTCCGGCAGTACGATTTCGTATTCACCGATCTCAAGATGCCCGAAATGGACGGGGTCGAGGTGACGAAGGCCGTGAAGTCCCTTCGTCCGGATATTGATGTCATTATCATTACCGGTTTCGCTTCGGTGGAAACGGCCGTTGAGACGATGAAATCCGGTGCGATGAATTATGTGCAGAAACCGTTCACAGAAGACGAGCTCCTCGAGTTCTTGAGAATCGCCCTCATCAAGAGGCAGGATAATATGCAGCGGCAACTGAAGCCGACGGTACGTATTTGCCAATATCCCGATGCGATCAAAAACCGGCCAAACGAATTCGTGATTCCGGGTGGCGTATTTATTGCTGAAGGCCATTGCTGGGCGGCCGTGACACAAGGTGGAGGCGTGGAAGTCGGGATTGATGATTTTGCGCGCAAGCTTATCGGGAAAATCGACGGGGTAGATTATCCGAAGCCCGGGATGGTGGTAACACAAGGACAGCCCCTTTTCAGCGTCAGGCAAAAGAATCGCTCGGTTCCGTTTGTCTCCCCGGTGACAGGGAAAGTGGCGAAACTCAATACCGCATTGAATAAGAATCCGGAGCTTTTTGAAATTTCCCCGTACGGAGGAAATTGGGTTTGTACTATCGAGTCCGAAAATTTTGATGCTGATCTCCGTTCATTGAAAATCGGCAATAGCGCCGTCGTGCTGATTCAGGATGATGTCGAGCGTTTCTTGCTCCGGGCCGGCACTCAAGATGCCGCTGGCGCTAATGAGTTGCGCGTTGGTGTGATGGAGCAGTATGGCGATTCCGACTGGAATGACATCGCGAAGAAATTTTTCCGGAAGCCATCTTGA
- a CDS encoding undecaprenyl-phosphate glucose phosphotransferase, which produces MDALASGLAVLVDALAIFGGFLAATWLRFDSGLIAVDSMPPRLYFMYGWGAGITTIIFLFIYRALGLYVRPQQGHFPGRIPRLIRATGLGILITTALAFAIRPDDFPPFSRLTIALAAGFILFLVIIERWLLFRLEIYLARHGNNHKRILIIGTDLVAAHLKRGLESDPRLRSRVTGFIETGSAPTVPEISPGQIHGQLAQLDAILDTHPADQIILSDSTIGHQRILEIILAAERNMITFNMVPDIFRIMTGSMDMQTVDDIPLLGVSRWPLDTFWHQMLKRAEDVIGALCGLVFLSPLFAVVALLIKRSSPGPVFYRQKRCGENGKEFTIYKFRTMRSDAEKETGPVWTVENDPRRTFFGAFLRRTNIDELPQLWNVLRGDMSLIGPRPERPHFVEKFKDDIDRYIWRHASKPGMTGWAQVNGLRGNTSIAERIKYDLYYLENWSLALDFKILIRTFSAQKNAY; this is translated from the coding sequence ATGGACGCGCTGGCCAGCGGGCTGGCCGTTTTAGTTGATGCTCTTGCGATTTTCGGCGGGTTTCTGGCCGCCACTTGGTTGCGCTTTGACAGCGGCCTGATCGCTGTGGACAGTATGCCGCCGCGCCTGTACTTCATGTACGGCTGGGGGGCCGGAATTACCACCATTATCTTTCTGTTCATCTATCGCGCCCTGGGACTCTATGTCCGCCCCCAGCAGGGCCATTTTCCCGGTCGGATCCCCCGGCTGATCCGGGCCACGGGCCTGGGCATTCTCATCACCACGGCCCTGGCCTTTGCCATCCGTCCGGATGATTTCCCCCCCTTCTCCCGTTTGACCATTGCCCTGGCCGCCGGATTTATCCTGTTCCTGGTTATTATCGAACGCTGGCTGCTGTTCCGGCTTGAAATCTATCTCGCCCGCCATGGGAATAACCACAAACGCATCCTGATCATCGGCACCGACCTGGTGGCGGCCCACCTGAAACGCGGCCTTGAGTCCGATCCCCGCCTGCGCTCACGAGTCACCGGCTTTATCGAAACCGGTTCCGCCCCCACCGTCCCGGAAATTTCGCCCGGCCAGATTCACGGGCAACTGGCTCAGTTGGACGCCATTCTCGATACCCACCCGGCCGACCAGATCATTCTCTCCGACAGCACCATCGGCCATCAGCGCATCCTGGAGATTATCCTCGCCGCGGAGCGCAATATGATCACCTTCAACATGGTGCCGGACATATTCCGGATCATGACCGGCAGCATGGATATGCAGACGGTGGATGACATCCCCCTGCTGGGCGTCAGCCGCTGGCCGTTGGACACCTTCTGGCATCAGATGCTGAAGCGGGCCGAGGATGTCATTGGCGCGTTATGCGGTCTGGTGTTCCTCTCCCCATTATTTGCGGTGGTCGCCCTGCTCATCAAACGCTCCTCACCGGGCCCGGTCTTTTACCGGCAGAAACGGTGCGGCGAAAATGGCAAGGAATTCACGATCTACAAATTCCGCACCATGCGCAGTGATGCCGAAAAGGAGACCGGCCCGGTCTGGACCGTGGAAAATGATCCGCGCCGGACGTTTTTCGGGGCCTTTCTCCGCCGCACGAACATCGATGAACTTCCCCAGCTCTGGAATGTACTCAGGGGGGATATGAGCCTGATCGGGCCCCGTCCGGAACGGCCGCATTTTGTTGAAAAGTTCAAGGATGACATCGATCGCTATATCTGGCGCCATGCCTCCAAGCCGGGAATGACCGGCTGGGCGCAGGTAAATGGCCTGCGCGGCAACACCAGCATTGCGGAACGCATTAAATACGATCTCTATTATCTTGAGAATTGGTCCCTGGCCCTGGACTTCAAAATCCTGATCCGGACCTTCTCCGCCCAGAAAAATGCGTATTAA
- the murC gene encoding UDP-N-acetylmuramate--L-alanine ligase → MNLHDDKRDECLRALIASGSGTIHLAGICGVGMAGLAVLLKARGFRITGCDVMLNKLAHWLRERGIDLSEQHSPAHITPEVNWVIRSAAVPESAAEIQAALQKNIPVFKRGEVLPALLACAPTSIAIAGTHGKTTTASFTAQLLTAAGCQPSFCIGGEVEPLGGVAGAGAGNLTVAEADESDGTLALYHPDIAVITNIDFDHMEHFSGVDAFEACFLRFITQTRRCLIYCADDERAAKLCGQQGHGVSYGLSATAHLHAKRLQEHPASTTFQVLWRNQDLGLFTVPAPGRHNVLNALASLAVGLELGVPPDQLRTSLVKVALPRRRFERIIDREDVVVISDYAHHPAEITALVSAAHRLGRPRTFGVFQPHRYTRTLALGPDYPRSFQGLDELILCPVYAASEAPLPGGSIWDLYAHCRSQHALRTVVAPSLRDAWEYSRNQLRLGDLFLIIGAGDVERIAAWARDDLTHSRVDELHTLTGRAIRQIDLTTTLVKGNESMAGRTTLGVGGRADLWMEVGTEPDLVKIAQWCRQESIPLQILGGGSNVLVSDLGVRGVVARLTGESFRRIEKRNELVVAGAGTPLARLTNWAEEHQIAGFEFLEGIPGTVGGAVLGNAGAWGGSMADLLAWVRILDRDNRNSILTREMLAFGYRTCPTLRDQIILEAGFRLQPGDASAIRRKHLELATHRVWTKGLRTAGSIFKNPTGLFAGKMIEQAGLKGFTVGGASISMQHANVIVTQPGAMASDVRAVLEITRETVQRQQGHRLETEIQIME, encoded by the coding sequence ATGAACCTACATGACGATAAACGCGATGAATGTTTGCGAGCCCTGATTGCCTCGGGCTCCGGCACCATTCACCTGGCCGGTATTTGCGGGGTGGGCATGGCCGGGCTCGCCGTGCTTCTCAAAGCCCGCGGTTTCCGGATCACCGGCTGTGATGTGATGCTCAATAAACTGGCCCACTGGCTCAGGGAACGGGGGATTGACCTCAGCGAGCAACACTCCCCTGCCCACATTACGCCCGAAGTGAACTGGGTCATCCGCAGTGCGGCCGTGCCGGAATCCGCCGCAGAAATCCAGGCTGCCTTACAAAAGAATATTCCCGTTTTCAAACGGGGGGAAGTCCTGCCGGCCTTACTGGCCTGCGCCCCCACCTCGATTGCCATCGCCGGAACCCACGGCAAAACCACCACCGCGTCCTTTACGGCCCAGCTCCTGACCGCTGCCGGTTGTCAGCCCTCTTTCTGCATCGGCGGAGAAGTGGAGCCCCTGGGCGGCGTGGCGGGCGCCGGCGCGGGCAACCTCACGGTCGCCGAGGCCGATGAAAGTGACGGCACCCTTGCCTTGTACCACCCGGATATCGCCGTCATCACCAACATCGATTTCGACCACATGGAACATTTCTCCGGCGTGGACGCGTTTGAGGCCTGTTTCCTGAGGTTTATCACGCAAACCCGCCGGTGTCTGATCTACTGCGCCGATGATGAACGGGCGGCCAAACTGTGCGGCCAACAGGGGCATGGCGTCTCCTACGGACTGTCGGCCACCGCCCACCTTCATGCCAAACGCCTGCAGGAGCACCCCGCCTCGACCACCTTTCAGGTCTTGTGGCGGAACCAGGACCTCGGCCTGTTTACCGTCCCTGCCCCAGGCCGGCATAATGTCCTGAATGCTTTAGCCAGCCTGGCAGTGGGCCTGGAACTCGGGGTGCCACCGGACCAGCTCCGCACCAGTCTGGTAAAAGTGGCGCTTCCCCGGCGCCGGTTCGAGCGCATTATCGATCGCGAGGATGTCGTGGTAATCTCGGATTATGCCCATCATCCGGCGGAGATCACCGCGTTGGTCAGCGCGGCCCATCGGTTGGGCCGACCCCGCACCTTTGGCGTCTTCCAGCCGCATCGCTATACCCGGACCCTGGCGCTCGGCCCCGACTATCCACGCTCGTTCCAGGGGTTGGACGAGCTTATCCTCTGTCCCGTCTATGCCGCCTCGGAAGCCCCCCTTCCGGGCGGCTCCATCTGGGATCTCTATGCCCATTGCCGGAGCCAGCACGCCCTGCGCACCGTGGTGGCCCCCTCGCTGCGCGATGCCTGGGAGTATAGCCGCAATCAGTTGAGACTGGGGGATCTCTTCCTCATCATCGGAGCGGGGGACGTCGAACGTATTGCCGCCTGGGCCCGGGATGACCTGACTCATTCACGTGTCGACGAACTCCACACCCTGACCGGGCGCGCCATTCGCCAGATCGACCTGACCACCACCCTCGTCAAGGGGAATGAGTCCATGGCGGGCCGCACCACCCTCGGCGTCGGGGGGCGGGCCGACCTGTGGATGGAGGTCGGAACGGAACCGGATCTTGTCAAAATCGCCCAGTGGTGCCGCCAGGAATCCATCCCGCTGCAAATCCTGGGCGGCGGCAGCAATGTCCTCGTCAGCGATCTCGGCGTCCGGGGTGTGGTGGCCAGACTCACCGGCGAATCGTTCCGCCGGATTGAGAAACGGAACGAACTCGTGGTGGCCGGCGCCGGAACCCCGCTGGCGCGCCTGACCAACTGGGCGGAAGAACACCAGATCGCCGGCTTTGAATTTCTGGAAGGCATCCCCGGCACGGTGGGCGGTGCCGTCCTGGGCAATGCCGGAGCCTGGGGCGGTTCCATGGCCGACCTCCTGGCCTGGGTCCGTATTCTGGACCGGGACAACCGGAACAGCATCCTGACACGCGAAATGCTCGCCTTTGGCTACCGCACCTGCCCCACCCTGCGGGACCAGATCATCCTGGAGGCCGGCTTCCGGCTCCAACCGGGCGATGCCTCTGCGATTCGACGCAAACACCTTGAACTGGCCACCCACCGGGTCTGGACGAAAGGCCTGCGGACCGCCGGCTCCATATTCAAAAATCCCACCGGCCTCTTCGCGGGAAAAATGATTGAACAGGCCGGACTCAAGGGCTTCACCGTCGGGGGGGCCAGCATTTCGATGCAACACGCCAATGTCATTGTGACGCAGCCCGGGGCAATGGCTTCGGATGTCCGCGCCGTCCTGGAAATCACCCGCGAGACCGTCCAGCGGCAGCAGGGCCACCGACTCGAAACCGAAATCCAGATCATGGAATAA
- a CDS encoding PAS domain S-box protein → MDVKPQYIACHDLPGAPPLPATPPDTSQATFDFLAAVESYPAQANPGASEAMRQYGENYYRALVELEGDGVMVATRDGVIIDTNEAMCDMLGLARAKIIGQPVSELPVTPESLEKSPWRFDWLSQGKVSVAERALMRPDASCIMVEMRMRMLSDGTLYLISRNITERKREEKALRESEDRYRQLFELESDAIFLIDNEVGQIVEVNAAASALYGLNREELMSMRNVDLSAQPEDTQRKTSGAHQQKGNIIYIPLRYHRKADGVVFPVEIMARSFIQGGRSVHVAAIRDITERKRAEDELREREERLRALAETLEIRVLNRTRELETSNVSLARSVAQLRKLAMELTQAEDRERKRLALQLHDHLQPFLVAASMKVSLLSLPLPAAEQAQAVQEVQDLIASAMSASRSLTRELYPPILLDAGIMPGLRWLADWIKDKYGVTVELGGEDSLEIPDTMGIFVFQVIRELLFNVAKHAKSNVAMVTLMMKDSQRLHIIVSDQGVGFPEPFSGFSNTACGFGLFHIHERLAAMGGMLDVVSTAGQGAKVFVSLPMMTDQLALDFIT, encoded by the coding sequence ATGGATGTGAAGCCGCAATACATTGCCTGTCATGACTTGCCGGGAGCTCCGCCCTTGCCGGCCACCCCGCCGGATACTTCTCAGGCGACCTTCGATTTCCTGGCGGCCGTTGAATCCTATCCGGCCCAGGCAAATCCCGGGGCGTCGGAGGCGATGCGGCAATATGGCGAAAACTACTATCGTGCGCTGGTCGAGCTTGAAGGTGATGGGGTGATGGTGGCGACCCGTGACGGGGTGATTATCGACACCAACGAGGCCATGTGTGACATGCTGGGGTTGGCGCGGGCCAAGATCATCGGGCAGCCGGTTTCGGAATTACCCGTGACCCCTGAGAGCCTTGAGAAAAGTCCCTGGCGCTTCGACTGGTTGAGTCAGGGGAAAGTCTCGGTGGCGGAACGGGCGCTGATGCGGCCGGATGCCTCCTGTATCATGGTGGAAATGCGGATGAGAATGCTGTCGGATGGGACCCTGTACCTCATCAGCCGCAATATCACTGAGCGCAAGCGCGAGGAAAAGGCCCTGCGGGAAAGCGAGGACCGTTACCGCCAGTTGTTTGAGCTGGAGTCCGATGCCATCTTCCTGATCGATAATGAGGTGGGCCAGATTGTTGAAGTCAATGCGGCCGCCTCAGCCCTCTACGGCCTCAATCGCGAGGAATTAATGTCCATGCGGAATGTGGATTTGTCCGCGCAGCCGGAGGATACCCAACGGAAAACCTCTGGCGCGCACCAGCAAAAAGGGAACATCATTTACATTCCGTTACGGTACCATCGCAAGGCGGATGGCGTGGTCTTTCCGGTCGAAATCATGGCCCGTTCCTTTATCCAGGGGGGGCGTTCAGTTCATGTGGCCGCGATCCGCGACATCACCGAGCGCAAACGGGCGGAAGATGAGTTAAGGGAACGTGAAGAGCGGTTGCGGGCGTTGGCGGAGACGCTCGAGATCCGGGTACTGAACCGGACCCGGGAATTGGAAACCTCAAACGTGTCGTTAGCCCGTAGCGTGGCGCAACTCCGGAAACTGGCCATGGAGCTGACCCAGGCCGAGGATCGTGAACGCAAACGTCTGGCCCTGCAGCTCCATGATCATCTTCAACCGTTTCTGGTGGCCGCCAGTATGAAGGTCAGCCTGCTGTCGCTCCCGTTGCCGGCGGCCGAGCAGGCGCAAGCGGTCCAGGAAGTCCAGGACTTGATCGCTTCGGCGATGAGCGCCTCCCGTTCGCTCACCCGGGAATTATATCCCCCCATTTTGCTTGATGCGGGGATCATGCCGGGGTTGCGCTGGCTGGCCGACTGGATCAAAGACAAATACGGGGTGACGGTGGAGTTGGGCGGGGAGGACTCGCTTGAAATCCCTGATACCATGGGGATATTTGTATTTCAAGTGATACGGGAGTTATTATTCAATGTCGCCAAACATGCCAAATCCAATGTGGCGATGGTCACCCTCATGATGAAGGACAGCCAGCGGCTTCATATTATCGTTTCAGATCAGGGGGTCGGATTTCCTGAACCTTTCTCAGGGTTTTCAAATACCGCCTGCGGGTTCGGACTTTTTCATATCCACGAGCGTCTGGCCGCCATGGGGGGGATGCTTGATGTGGTCAGCACCGCAGGGCAGGGGGCAAAGGTGTTTGTGTCCTTGCCGATGATGACGGATCAGTTGGCGTTGGATTTCATAACCTGA
- a CDS encoding ATP-binding protein codes for MNQMFMWGVLCATMAVGAGAIPAIIMGMRFVRRMKGKLVALNALNATREQQVADLTDQLQCTNKELEAFAYSVSHDLRAPLRAIDGFSGFVEEGYGEKLDDEGRRLLGVIRANTRKMDRLITDLLTLSRTTKGELKPVLIDMRALVLAVYHEVIPEPVRATFTLTVGTMPEAWGDPVLIRQVWTNLISNAVKFTSPSPVKEIEIGGSIEAANRVYYIKDSGVGFNPAYAGKLFGAFQRLHKPEEFEGSGMGLAIVQRIIHRHGGRVWAEGKEPSGATFRFSLPDRMPSTQTST; via the coding sequence ATGAATCAGATGTTCATGTGGGGTGTGCTGTGTGCCACAATGGCGGTGGGGGCGGGGGCCATTCCAGCGATCATCATGGGGATGCGGTTTGTTCGCAGAATGAAAGGCAAACTGGTGGCCCTGAATGCGTTGAACGCCACGCGTGAACAGCAGGTAGCGGATCTCACCGACCAGTTGCAATGCACCAATAAGGAGTTGGAGGCGTTCGCCTATTCGGTCTCGCACGACTTGCGTGCGCCCTTGCGCGCCATTGATGGGTTTTCCGGTTTCGTGGAGGAGGGGTACGGGGAAAAACTTGATGATGAGGGGCGCCGTCTCCTGGGGGTGATTCGCGCGAATACCCGTAAAATGGACCGGTTGATTACGGATTTATTGACTTTGTCCCGTACGACCAAGGGTGAGCTGAAGCCCGTTCTGATAGACATGCGTGCCCTGGTGCTGGCGGTCTATCACGAGGTGATTCCTGAGCCGGTCCGTGCGACCTTCACGTTGACCGTGGGGACGATGCCTGAGGCCTGGGGGGATCCGGTGCTGATACGGCAGGTATGGACCAATTTGATCTCCAATGCCGTGAAATTCACATCTCCCTCGCCGGTAAAGGAGATTGAAATCGGTGGGTCCATTGAAGCCGCTAACCGGGTCTACTATATCAAGGATTCAGGGGTGGGATTCAATCCAGCCTATGCGGGTAAATTGTTCGGCGCGTTTCAGCGACTCCACAAGCCGGAGGAATTCGAGGGGAGCGGGATGGGCCTGGCGATTGTCCAGCGCATTATTCACCGGCATGGGGGCCGGGTGTGGGCCGAGGGGAAGGAGCCGTCCGGGGCGACCTTCCGGTTTTCCCTGCCGGACCGCATGCCCTCAACTCAAACCTCGACATGA
- a CDS encoding ABC transporter permease codes for MIRTVITLLTHDLAVAFKSKTLFLIICIPLFVFATLTLVDPSGTSLTPRKLALIHSGAYAPGVLTHIRSAPALMTVIWVPDYAAATRLLQKRALDGILIPDGTDPSRLQLIVVKHASTETQTILQLMASLQISTEGKYPGWIASVRALQTSSITRQTLPTWILMMVLLVGFIVLPCQVAEEKEKQLLLGWMQTPVRESEWLAAKLVYGIVLMLISVVALQWMDGDSSGTHGVSYLVMVCTGGFCFGALGICLGLLCRNQASARTLGVLCYLPLLLPAALSDMSPELRHVAPLVPSYHFYEPIRAMLLEDSGLGVFAPSWVSLMAIGLLACFVSLRLVRKRWLM; via the coding sequence ATGATCCGCACGGTCATCACCTTGCTCACGCATGACCTGGCCGTCGCGTTTAAAAGCAAGACGCTCTTTCTTATCATTTGTATTCCCCTCTTCGTATTCGCGACATTGACGCTGGTTGATCCTTCCGGCACGAGCCTGACGCCGCGCAAACTGGCTTTGATTCACTCCGGAGCATATGCCCCCGGCGTGCTCACCCATATCCGGTCCGCACCCGCGCTGATGACCGTTATCTGGGTGCCTGATTACGCGGCAGCCACCCGATTGCTCCAGAAACGGGCCCTTGACGGCATTCTGATACCGGACGGAACGGATCCCTCACGCCTTCAGTTGATTGTGGTTAAACACGCCTCTACTGAAACGCAGACCATCCTGCAACTGATGGCCTCACTACAAATCTCAACCGAAGGTAAATATCCCGGCTGGATCGCCTCAGTAAGGGCGCTCCAGACGAGTTCGATCACGCGCCAGACGCTGCCGACGTGGATTTTGATGATGGTCCTCCTCGTCGGGTTCATCGTGTTGCCCTGCCAGGTTGCCGAAGAAAAAGAAAAACAACTGCTTCTGGGGTGGATGCAAACACCTGTTCGTGAAAGCGAATGGCTGGCCGCCAAACTGGTCTATGGAATCGTCTTGATGCTGATTTCGGTGGTGGCGCTCCAGTGGATGGACGGCGACTCCAGTGGCACCCACGGCGTGAGTTATCTGGTGATGGTGTGTACCGGCGGCTTCTGTTTCGGCGCGCTAGGGATCTGCCTTGGACTCCTGTGCCGCAACCAGGCGAGTGCCAGAACACTGGGGGTCTTGTGCTATCTGCCGCTCTTGCTGCCAGCCGCGCTGTCCGACATGTCCCCGGAACTGAGACACGTCGCGCCCCTGGTTCCTTCCTACCATTTCTATGAACCGATCCGGGCAATGCTGCTTGAGGACAGTGGGTTAGGCGTCTTCGCCCCGTCGTGGGTAAGCCTCATGGCCATCGGCCTGCTGGCCTGTTTCGTGTCCCTTCGCCTGGTCAGGAAACGCTGGTTGATGTAG
- a CDS encoding ABC transporter ATP-binding protein codes for MVSVPAIQPVHLEVRELSKVYPGNRGLLAASFSVAPGELIAVVGHNGAGKSTLLKLLASWLNPDSGQVTVQGADLRDRLAITRKIGFVPETPNLHDAFTVDYNLRLFARLFGVPGTRVEDTLREFKLLPFRHSAVRTLSKGLKQRVSIGRSLLADPPILLLDEPTSALDFEATKDIYRLILGIHAQGKTVLFTSHRPEEIKSLATRILVLHEGGVVFDGAPDTYFKSTYYQTLYV; via the coding sequence GTGGTTTCAGTTCCTGCCATTCAACCCGTACATCTGGAGGTACGGGAACTCTCGAAAGTCTACCCGGGTAACAGGGGATTACTGGCCGCCAGTTTCAGCGTGGCCCCGGGTGAATTGATCGCGGTGGTCGGTCATAATGGCGCCGGCAAATCGACTTTGCTTAAGTTATTGGCAAGCTGGCTGAATCCGGATAGTGGACAGGTCACGGTCCAGGGAGCCGATCTACGGGATCGATTGGCAATCACCCGGAAGATCGGGTTTGTCCCCGAGACGCCCAATCTGCATGACGCCTTTACAGTTGATTACAATCTGAGGCTTTTTGCCCGCCTGTTCGGGGTTCCCGGCACACGTGTGGAGGATACCCTTCGAGAATTCAAGCTTCTCCCCTTTCGGCATAGTGCCGTACGGACCTTGTCAAAGGGCTTGAAACAACGGGTCAGCATCGGCCGCTCGCTCCTGGCGGATCCCCCCATCCTGCTTCTGGATGAACCCACCTCGGCGCTGGATTTTGAAGCGACCAAGGATATCTATCGCCTGATCCTCGGCATTCACGCACAGGGGAAAACGGTCCTGTTCACATCGCACCGCCCGGAGGAAATCAAGTCCCTTGCCACGCGCATCCTTGTTCTCCATGAGGGAGGGGTGGTTTTCGATGGCGCCCCCGACACGTATTTTAAATCCACCTACTACCAGACGTTATACGTATGA